Genomic DNA from Cardinium endosymbiont of Culicoides punctatus:
ACAGTTATGGGTATAGGTGTGGTAAATTGCGTTTATTATAATCCTGATATAGATCGTTATTGGGTTATTGATTCACGTATTTATCAGCCTAATCAAGATGGTAAGAAAAAATATGATCATCTCAAAGATATGCTGTTGAATGCTATAAGTAGAGGTGTTTTATTTCGCACTGTATTGATGGATACCTGGTATGCCATCACTCATATTATGCATTGGATTAATGCTATAGGCTATAAATTTGTCTGTCCAATAAGAAATAATCGACAAGTACTAGATCTTTGGAGTGATGCAACTAATCCCAAATATAGATCCGTAAAGGATTTACCATGGGATCATATGAACATACAACAAGGCGTAGAAGCAAAACTTAAAGCCTGTTCACTAAAATTGAAATTGTTTCGGATTACGGCCCATTCTAACCGAACCGATTACATCATTACTAATGATGAAGCAATAGGTACAACTGAGGATGCTACAAAAGCATGCAAATTCAGATGGAAGATTGAACAATATCACC
This window encodes:
- a CDS encoding IS701 family transposase; the protein is MKVTTQLYGQFLINSTYNYTGTYFSDIVAGLEHDSVWRHLNGSKLPSRAIWERVKQDIVYSKHGYLLFDDSVHDKSWSKNIALARWQYSGTTHETVMGIGVVNCVYYNPDIDRYWVIDSRIYQPNQDGKKKYDHLKDMLLNAISRGVLFRTVLMDTWYAITHIMHWINAIGYKFVCPIRNNRQVLDLWSDATNPKYRSVKDLPWDHMNIQQGVEAKLKACSLKLKLFRITAHSNRTDYIITNDEAIGTTEDATKACKFRWKIEQYHREVKQVTGIGKCQCRNAKAQRKHIITSIIAWIVMNAHALAKNRTIYAIKNEPLKIFQEKLWRNPYTAFN